GATTTAGACGCAGATAGTAAAGAGTATCAATATAAAGTTGAACACATGACGCACGATTGGCAATCTAGTAGATTATCTTCAAGTCAATATATAGATGGGTTTGACCAAAACACCATCTTGAATGTTACCAATTCATTTAATACATTTCAAAACTATACACATTATTCAATTCAAATTCCGAATGTAAATACCGTAATTACTAAAAGCGGAAATTATCTTTTATCTGTTTTAAATTATGATGACGAAGTTGTCTTAACAAGACGTTTTGTTTTGTATGAAAGCGCTACAACAGTTGGCGTAACAGTTGCAAGAAGTAGAAATACTAAAACACTAAACACACAACAAACTGTTCAGTTTTCTATAAATCACCCAAATATTACAATTAACAATCCTGGTCAAGAAATAAATGTGGTTGTTTTAAAAAATAAGAATTGGAATGAAAAAATAACCGATTTACAACCTACCTTTTTCAAACAAAATCAATTACTATATACGTATACAAATAAGACCAATTTTTGGGGAGGAAATGAATACTTAAACTTTGACAGTAAGTTTGTAAGAAATACTAGTTTAAACATTGTCAGAGTTGTAAAAAAGGATATTTTTCATCATTTCTTATATCCTTTTACCTATAATAAATATAGAGAATATAGCTACAACCCAGATATTAATGGCCAATTTGTAATTAGAACATTAGAAGCTAATGATTCTAATACAGAAGCAGATTATGCCATGATGCATTTTTCGCTTTTAGCAGACGAACCTTTTACAGGTAAAGAAGTTTATGTTTATGGTGCTTTTAATGATTTTAATAT
The window above is part of the Polaribacter sp. SA4-12 genome. Proteins encoded here:
- a CDS encoding type IX secretion system plug protein — translated: MHQKITIILLLIVNTVISQNIKSVQLRPFQENNFSSIVPLGTVLELSFDDLDADSKEYQYKVEHMTHDWQSSRLSSSQYIDGFDQNTILNVTNSFNTFQNYTHYSIQIPNVNTVITKSGNYLLSVLNYDDEVVLTRRFVLYESATTVGVTVARSRNTKTLNTQQTVQFSINHPNITINNPGQEINVVVLKNKNWNEKITDLQPTFFKQNQLLYTYTNKTNFWGGNEYLNFDSKFVRNTSLNIVRVVKKDIFHHFLYPFTYNKYREYSYNPDINGQFVIRTLEANDSNTEADYAMMHFSLLADEPFTGKEVYVYGAFNDFNISDDNKMQYEAKEKSYTGNILLKQGFYNYTFATLNSDGNLNTNDINGSFYETENEYTVIVYYKPFGSFYERVIGIGTGYFNQNK